One window of the Branchiostoma lanceolatum isolate klBraLanc5 chromosome 3, klBraLanc5.hap2, whole genome shotgun sequence genome contains the following:
- the LOC136430471 gene encoding dysferlin-like isoform X4 encodes MAPAKTTSIQVQINAAQNLQNTDTFGKSDPYCEIEYKGDKKKTEVKENELNPVWDQTFTFDLGGKALDPSDSLTIGVKDYERVGRNRLLGESVVPLRDVVSAPSHSCELNLTLQDGNKRPTMATISLKISYQPPAQEVAPEAPGAEESAEGGEVGDLTYGEGGTEEPLQEEGGVVSTKGGKPSRGVARRKLPGNLSNKPMDFQIRIRVLEGRRIAGSNISPVCKVTVSNQSKQTRVKKSTDSPFYDELFFFNFHESPAELFGEMIEIQVFNSRKLRSDAFLGSFKLDIGVVHRQPNHAFLRRWVLLSDPNDPTAGAKGYMKMSMIVLGPGEQPPSEKVEGEAEVDSDDIEANLLRPAGVELRPAMFIFRVFRAEDVPQMDTSAMQGIKKVLGVGEVQKELVDPYMEVHFAGRKVNTKTLYNSDHPEWNQELRLGMRFPSMCEVIKLRIKDWDRISADDTVGTGLLNLSMVSWPGEEDGFLPCFGPCFINMYGSVREFRTLPDEFDDLNLGKGEGVAYRGRVMVELRTILGELPDPKQSVVDITPEELMVVEGFQRCRKYRLLGIFMDASMICEMEAPVEFEVSIGNYGNKLDTNIPPSSSTTQTCLSTQPTNAVFDGCKYYFLPWGSTKPVVVVTSFWENISWRLEALNMLHKTTEALEGDLMKINMGLKTRMNRAELTSYCVGMLDRLIARCRKQLPVAQAEKGHRDTELDRHMGKMRRKQLDNIVALAQELREKALEPEEVLAAAMDYCQTLKDISLEPQNSIPDVMIWMITGGSRRAYCRIPAHQVLFSTNPGCSGKYCGQLQTIFLRYPGAKHGKTDIPALLRVKLWLGLQTDQDHFDPGTTEGEVAVFAETYENETKGLLDPWSPSKMLRPHWSDADGELKLKKNTFVPPEGWEWDGDWFINPELSLLYDRDSGHKHFLEDIYENQSRIPGGHWVEATTSWSDVRGDSCPAKEETELPEGWEWEDEWQMDLNRAVDEEGWEYAVESTLLGWSPGERTYHMCRRRRWVRKRTFVEDQKVLAKKQKMEQAKTEGWEYAPLFNMRFHVKKRKMDMVRRRRWHRKMTAQDNSATAIFAIESTRLSPGDDDSDDDEPKAIAAPRVFLSYDKPHKYQLRCYIYQARDLIAADKDSSSDPFASVSFLTQSQQTEVVKNKLSPVWDQTLLFDEIEIYGDPTNMERAPPHVVVELFDHDSFGSPEFLGRAVATPMVKLSSSDSRSPRLAWFPVMNGTKQFGELLATFELFLGDDDDLPFLPPKRGEVYSVPPDIRPLMHRTAIEAVCWGVRNMKKYQLSSVNSPSVQLEIGGNIQETKVIKSLKKNPNFEEPHLFFDVYLPKEDLYMPPVNIKVFDNRQFGRKPLVGVHMVRSLRDFMAETAGQLADATEPAVLPATMDNISLEIDGPSDQTIPHEKGGSGTEGMDWWSKFYASLGGEYADKCGDYLQTGLDTIQVYPYELEKAEPYGGFRDFCSTFPLARGKTDDKDEEAEEVVGEVKATFRIYQLPPDPKADLPPRMLGNLPGTGAEECLIRVYIVRGMDLQPQDQNGLSDPYIKIKLGKKKISDRDNYIPKTLDPVFGRMYEMTATIPVEKDLTITVLDMDLISSDDLIGQTMIDLENRLLSHHRPACGLPKTYCITGPNKWRDQQDPKTILENHARRRNLRGPEYEGTNRLRLGNRVFSLEQFEENSILHGDLGPADQRLALHVLHTQNLVPEHVETRFLYNPLQPEIPQGRLQMWVDIFPKSLGPPNPAFDLTPRQPKKYELRVIVWNTSDVTLDETSITGEQMSDIYVKGWMAGMEGKKQSTDVHYRSLDGEGNFNWRYIFPFEYLPAEQAVHISEKEHFWSLDETVTQVPPRLTVQVWDNDKFSFDDFLGTLTLDLHKMPVPTKTSGKCSVKQLQGGKTVNLFEQKKCRGWWPAYLIDNDTQEMTLTGKMEMTVEVLPGEEVDARPAGKGRDEPNMNPKLDDPQRPETSFLWFTSPFKTFRYIVWKNYKWYFIIFLILLIIVILAVIFIYSFPSFAAKRLVGA; translated from the exons GTTACTGGGTGAGAGTGTGGTTCCCCTGCGGGATGTGGTATCGGCGCCGAGTCACTCCTGTGAACTGAATCTCACCCTGCAGGATGGAAACAAGCGACCCACCATG GCCACCATCAGTCTCAAGATCTCGTACCAGCCACCTGCGCAGGAAGTCGCACCTGAAGCACCTGGTGCAGAGGAGTCCGCAGAAG GTGGAGAGGTGGGAGACTTGACCTATGGTGAAGGAGGCACAGAAGAGCCTCTACAGGAAGAAGGAGGCGTGGTCAGCACAAAGGGCGGCAAACCCTCCAGGGGAGTCGCAAG GAGGAAATTGCCTGGAAATCTGTCCAATAAACCCATGGACTTCCAG ATACGAAtcagggtcctggagggacgaCGAATTGCCGGGTCCAACATCTCTCCTGTCTGTAAAGTCACTGTTTCCAACCAATCCAAACAGACAAGAGTCAAGAAAAGCACAGATAGCCCTTTCTATGATGAG CTTTTCTTCTTCAACTTCCACGAGTCCCCTGCGGAACTGTTTGGAGAAATGATAGAAATTCAG GTGTTCAACTCACGCAAGCTTCGTTCAGATGCTTTCCTTGGTTCCTTCAag CTGGATATAGGGGTAGTCCACAGACAACCTA ATCATGCCTTCCTTCGCCGCTGGGTTTTGTTGAGTGACCCCAACGACCCCACTGCCGGTGCTAAGGGGTACATGAAGATGTCCATGATTGTGCTGGGGCCTGGAGAGCAGCCTCCA TCTGAGAAAGTAGAAGGCGAGGCAGAAGTTGATTCTGATGACATTGAAGC AAACCTTCTGCGACCAGCCGGTGTCGAGCTCCGCCCCGCCATGTTCATCTTCAGGGTGTTCCGAGCAGAGGACGTGCCACAGA TGGACACATCTGCAATGCAAGGCATAAAGAAGGTGCTGGGTGTGGGTGAGGTGCAGAAAGAGCTTGTGGATCCTTACATGGAGGTGCACTTTGCAGGACGAAAG gttaaCACCAAGACTTTGTATAACTCTGACCATCCTGAGTGGAACCAGGAGTTGCGACTAGGCATGAGG TTTCCTTCCATGTGTGAGGTCATCAAGCTGCGTATTAAAGACTG GGACCGCATCAGCGCAGACGATACAGTTGGTACAGGCCTCCTGAACCTGTCTATGGTGTCCTGGCCTGGTGAAGAGGACG GATTCCTGCCTTGCTTCGGACCCTGCTTCATCAACATGTATGGTTCAGTTCGTGAGTTTCGGACCTTGCCAGATGAATTTGATGACCTCAATTTGGGAAAG GGTGAGGGTGTTGCCTACCGTGGTCGTGTCATGGTGGAGCTACGGACAATTCTGGGAGAACTTCCCGACCCGAAACAGTCTGTAGTGGACATCACTCCAGAGGAGCTGATGGTAGTGGAG GGCTTTCAGCGCTGCCGTAAGTACCGACTGCTGGGAATCTTCATGGATGCCTCGATGATCTGTGAGATGGAAGCGCCGGTGGAGTTCGAAGTCAGCATCGGTAACTATGGCAACAAACTGGACACCAACATCCCACCATCCTCATCAACAACCCAG ACTTGTCTATCTACCCAGCCCACAAATGCAGTGTTCGACGGCTGTAAGTACTACTTCCTTCCCTGGGGCAGCACCAAGCCTGTCGTTGTCGTCACATCGTTTTGGGAGAACATCAGCTGGAGACTAGAGGCCCTGAATATGTTACACAAGACCACAGAAGCACTG GAAGGCGACCTGATGAAGATAAACATGGGCTTGAAGACTAGGATGAATCGAGCAGAGCTGACCTCCTACTGTGTAGGGATGCTGGACAGGCTCATCGCAAGGTGCAG AAAACAACTGCCGGTAGCACAGGCAGAGAAGGGCCACCGTGACACAGAACTTGATAGGCACATGGGCAAAATGAGGAGGAAACAGTTAGACAATATAGTAGCCTTGGCCCAAGAGCTTAGGGAGAAGGCTTTAGAACCTGAGGAGGTGTTAGCGGCAGCCATGGACTACTGCCAGACACTCAAGGACATCAGTCTTGAG CCCCAAAACAGCATCCCTGACGTGATGATCTGGATGATAACCGGGGGCAGTCGGAGAGCGTACTGCCGCATCCCAGCCCACCAAGTCCTCTTCTCTACCAACCCTGGCTGCAGCGGAAAGTACTGCGGACAGCTGCAAACAATTTTCCTGAGG TACCCTGGAGCAAAGCATGGCAAGACGGACATCCCCGCCCTTCTGCGAGTCAAACTATGGCTGGGGTTGCAGACCGACCAGGATCACTTTGACCCCGGGACGACCGAGGGAGAAGTGGCTGTCTTTGCCGAAACGTACGAGAACGAAACCAAAGGACTGCTGGACCCCTGGAGTCCCAGTAAGATGTTACGCCCCCACTGGTCGGACGCAGACGGAGAGTTGAAGCTGAAGAAAAACACCTTTGTTCCCCCTGAAGGTTGGGAGTGGGACGGGGACTGGTTCATCAACCCTGAACTCAG CCTGCTATATGACAGAGACTCCGGCCACAAGCATTTCTTGGAAGACATCTACGAGAACCAGAGCCGTATCCCAGGGGGCCACTGGGTTGAAGCGACCACGTCTTGGTCAGACGTCCGCGGAGACTCGTGTCCAGCCAAGGAAGAGACGGAACTCCCCGAGGGATGGGAATGGGAGGATGAATGGCAGATGGACCTCAACAGGGCTGTGGATGAGGAAG GTTGGGAGTACGCTGTGGAGTCCACTCTGCTGGGCTGGAGCCCAGGGGAGAGAACCTACCACATGTGCAGGAGGCGACGCTGGGTCCGCAAACGCACCTTTGTTGAGGACCAGAAAGTTCTTGCCAAAAAG CAAAAAATGGAGCAGgccaaaacagaaggctgggagtaCGCCCCTCTGTTCAACATGCGCTTCCATGTGAAGAAGCGTAAGATGGACATGGTGCGCCGCCGACGCTGGCACAGGAAGATGACTGCACAAGACAACTCCGCCACAGCCATCTTTGCCATCGAAAGCACCAGGCTG AGCCCTGGTGATGAcgatagtgatgatgatgagcccAAAGCTATTGCTGCACCAAGAGTCTTCCTCAGTTATGACA AACCTCACAAATACCAGCTTCGTTGTTACATCTATCAGGCGAGAGACTTGATAGCTGCAGACAAGGACAGCTCCTCAG ATCCGTTTGCGAGTGTGAGTTTCCTGACCCAGAGTCAGCAGACGGAGGTAGTGAAGAACAAGCTGAGCCCGGTGTGGGACCAGACACTGCTGTTTGATGAGATCGAGATCTACGGTGACCCCACCAACATGGAGCGTGCACCCCCACATGTAGTAGTGGAGCTGTTCGACCACGACAGCTTT GGTAGTCCTGAGTTCCTGGGCCGAGCTGTCGCCACGCCGATGGTCAAACTGAGCTCCTCTGACTCCCGATCTCCCCGTCTGGCGTGGTTCCCCGTCATGAACGGCACCAAGCAGTTTGGGGAGCTGCTGGCCACCTTCGAACTCTTCTTG ggtgatgatgatgatctgccGTTCCTTCCACCTAAACGTGGGGAGGTGTACAGTGTTCCCCCAGACATCAGACCTCTCATGCATCGCACAGCAATAGAG gctgtatgctggggagTGAGGAACATGAAGAAATACCAGCTCTCTAGTGTCAACTCGCCGAGTGTCCAGCTGGAGATTGGAGGCAACATCCAAGAGACAAAAGTCATCAAAAGTCTTAAAAAAAACCCAAACTTCGAAGAGCCCCACCTATTCTTTGATGTG TATCTACCTAAAGAGGACCTCTACATGCCGCCGGTCAACATCAAGGTTTTCGACAACCGACAGTTTGGCCGCAAACCGCTTGTTGGCGTCCACATGGTGAGGTCGCTGCGGGACTTCATGGCTGAGACAGCAGGCCAGCTGGCAGATGCTACAGAACCTGCAG TGCTGCCAGCCACCATGGATAACATTTCCCTGGAGATTGATGGTCCGTCTGACCAGACTATACCCCATGAGAAG gGTGGATCAGGGACAGAGGGGATGGACTGGTGGTCTAAGTTCTATGCCTCCCTCGGTGGGGAGTATGCAGACAAGTGTGGAGATTACCTACAGACTGGACTGGACACAATACAG GTGTATCCCTATGAGTTGGAGAAGGCCGAGCCGTACGGCGGGTTCCGTGACTTCTGCAGCACCTTTCCTCTGGCGCGAGGGAAGACTGATGATAAGGACGAGGAGGCTGAAGAGGTCGTTGGAGAGGTCAAG GCCACTTTCCGGATATACCAGCTACCCCCGGATCCTAAAGCCGACTTGCCGCCACGTATGTTGGGGAACCTTCCCGGTACCGGAGCAGAGGAGTGCCTGATCAGGGTTTATATCGTACGCGGGATGGACCTCCAGCCACAGGACCAGAACGGCTTG TCTGATCCATACATCAAGATCAAGTTGGGAAAGAAGAAGATCAGCGACAGAGACAACTACATCCCCAAAACCCTGGATCCCGTCTTTGGCAG aaTGTACGAGATGACCGCGACCATTCCCGTGGAGAAGGACCTGACCATCACGGTGCTGGACATGGACCTCATCAGTTCGGACGACCTGATTGGTCAGACCATGATTGATTTAGAGAACCGCCTGCTGTCCCACCACCGACCGGCCTGCGGGCTGCCCAAGACTTACTGCAT AACCGGCCCCAACAAATGGAGAGACCAACAAGACCCCAAGACTATCCTGGAGAACCATGCACGCCGCCGTAACCTCCGGGGTCCCGAGTACGAGGGAACCAACCGCCTCAGGCTCGGCAACAGGGTCTTCAGTCTAGAGCAGTTCG AGGAGAATAGTATTCTCCATGGAGACCTGGGCCCAGCAGACCAGAGGTTAGCTCTGCACGTCCTGCATACACAGAACCTGGTCCCCGAACATGTGGAAACTCGCTTCCTCTACAACCCACTACAACCTGAGATACCACAG GGAAGGCTGCAGATGTGGGTGGACATCTTCCCCAAGTCTCTGGGTCCTCCCAACCCTGCATTCGACCTGACACCAAGGCAGCCCAAGAA GTATGAGCTGCGTGTGATCGTGTGGAACACCAGTGATGTCACACTGGACGAGACGTCCATCACTGGGGAACAGATGAGTGACATCTATGTCAAAGG GTGGATGGCAGGGATGGAGGGAAAGAAGCAAAGTACAGATGTCCACTACAG GTCGTTGGATGGTGAAGGAAACTTCAACTGGCGTTACATCTTCCCGTTCGAGTACCTCCCAGCAGAACAGGCGGTGCACATTTCTGAGAAG gaacaCTTCTGGAGTCTGGATGAAACAGTGACTCAGGTTCCTCCCAGACTCACTGTGCAGGTCTGGGACAATGACAAGTTCTCCTTTGATGATTTCCTTG GCACGTTGACACTAGACCTTCACAAGATGCCAGTTCCCACCAAGACGTCAGGAAAGTGCAGCGTCAAGCAGCTGCAAGGGGGGAAGACTGTTAACCTGTTTGAGCAGAAAAAGTGCCGCGGATGGTGGCCGGCCTATCTCATAGACAATGACACCCAGGAAATGACTCTTACA GGGAAGATGGAGATGACAGTCGAAGTGCTGCCAGGAGAGGAGGTAGACGCACGGCCTGCTGGGAAGGGTCGAGATGAACCCAACATGAACCCCAAGCTGGATGATCCCCA ACGTCCCGAGACCTCCTTCCTTTGGTTCACCTCTCCCTTCAAGACGTTCCGTTACATCGTGTGGAAGAACTACAAGTGGTACTTCATCATATTCCTGATCCTCTTAATCATCGTGATCCTGGCCGTCATCTTCATCTACTCCTTCCCA AGTTTCGCTGCTAAGAGGCTGGTCGGTGCATAG